From Ammospiza caudacuta isolate bAmmCau1 chromosome 23, bAmmCau1.pri, whole genome shotgun sequence, one genomic window encodes:
- the PANX3 gene encoding pannexin-3 has protein sequence MSLSHTAAEYMLSDALLPDPSSSRAKGLRLELPSDRLLKFVTVGLPLFLVSLAFAREFSAGSQISCFSPTNFTGKQSAYTDTACWDSLIHHGFDAEGRAITKSLWALKAFPYSLLVVAVLMYLPYLLWRYAAAPTLHCDLLFIIDELDKSYNRSVRLVQHMKKVQQASAEPEQFWEEYERARQERYFEFPLLERYLTCKQHAHGLVFIYILRNLLLLLFLAATCLYLVFLHLNIFFQDEFSCSIKTGLLEAEPHIPSLIPCKLVFFSVFQLISLSVGSVYVLLIPVVIYNALQLCQWDKGLLSVYEMLPAFDLLSRRMLTCPLNDLNVILLFLRANISELTSFSRLNAVSALREATANKEDIDTVIDFMTLLAGLETTKPKHQSCTPEAEGSTALSNGAALEPKPGVERMGKASRDSLGSA, from the exons ATGTCCCTGTCGCACACGGCTGCCGAGTACATGCTCTCTGATGCTCTGCTCCCGGACCCCAGCAGTTCCCGAGCCAAGGGCTTGCGGCTGGAGCTGCCGAGCGATCGCCTGCTGAAGTTTGTCACCGTGGGGCTGCCCCTCTTCCTCGTCTCGCTGGCTTTCGCCCGGGAGTTCTCTGCTG GCTCCCAGatcagctgcttctctcccaCCAACTTCACGGGGAAGCAGTCCGCCTACACCGACACGGCTTGCTGGGACTCCCTCATCCACCATGGCTTCGACGCCGAGGGACGTGCCATCACCAAGTCCCTCTGGGCTCTCAAG GCCTTCCCCTACTCGCTGCTGGTGGTGGCGGTGCTGATGTACCTGCCGTACCTGCTGTGGCGCTACGCTGCTGCCCCCACCCTGCACTGCGACCTCCTCTTCATCATCGACGAGCTGGACAAATCCTACAACCGCTCCGTGCGCCTGGTGCAGCACATGAAGAAGGTGCAGCAGGCCAGTGCTGAGCCAGAGCAATTCTGGGAGGAGTACGAGAG GGCCCGCCAGGAGAGGTATTTCGAGTTCCCGTTGCTGGAGCGGTACCTGACCTGCAAGCAGCATGCCCACGGCCTGGTGTTCATCTATATCCTGAGgaacctgctcctgctcctcttcttGGCTGCCACCTGCCTCTACCTGGTCTTTCTCCACCTTAACATCTTCTTCCAGGATGAGTTCAGCTGCTCCATCAAAACGGGGTTGCTCGAGGCAGAGCCGCACATCCCGTCGCTCATCCCTTGCAAGCTGGTCTTCTTCTCCGTCTTCCAGCTCATCAGCCTCTCCGTTGGCAGTGTCTATGTCCTCCTCATCCCCGTGGTCATCTACAAcgccctgcagctctgccagtggGACAAGGGGCTGCTCTCTGTCTATGAGATGCTGCCTGCCTTCGACCTGCTCAGTCGCAGGATGCTCACCTGCCCCCTCAACGACCTCAACgtcatcctcctcttcctccgtGCCAACATCTCCGAGCTGACCTCCTTCAGCCGCCTCAACGCCGTCAGCGCCCTGAGGGAAGCCACTGCCAACAAGGAGGACATCGACACTGTCATTGACTTCATGAcactgctggctgggctggagacCACCAAGCCCAAACACCAATCCTGCACCCCCGAGGCCgaaggcagcacagccctctcCAATGGTGCAGCCCTAG AACCAAAGCCTGGAGTGGAAAGGATGGGAAAAGCCTCACGGGACTCACTCGGCTCTGCCTGa
- the DDX25 gene encoding ATP-dependent RNA helicase DDX25: MNKLIHTSLVESQQHVEILQRDPSSPLFSIKTFEELPLKKELLQGVYMMGFNRPSKIQEQALPLMLAYPPQNLIAQSQSGTGKTAAFVLAMLSRASASEKYPQCLCLAPTYELALQIGQVVRAIGKFCTDIKVNYAVRGNRVLKGTVLEEQIIIGTPGTTLDWCFKQRILDLTKISLFVLDEADIMIDTQGLSCQSIRIHRALPKSCQVLLFSATYKEPVRAFAERIIPDPIVIKLREEELTLSNIRQYFMVCQSSDEQYKALCNLYGSFTIGQVMIFCQTRRMADWLSGKMSRDGHQVAILTAELTVVQRASVIQRFREGKEKVLIATNVCARGIDVQQVTTVVNFGLPMDQDGEPDFETYLHRIGRAGRFGHRGIAFSVVQRETVPLVHKIEEYFQTTIKQLDPYDMDELEKLAAE; this comes from the exons ATGAACAAGTTGATCCACACGTCCCTGGTGGAGTCCCAGCAGCACGTGGAGATCCTGCAGCGAGACCCCAGCTCCCCACTCTTTTCCATCAAGACCTTtgaggagctgcccct GAagaaggagctcctgcagggggTTTATATGATGGGCTTCAACAGACCATCCAAAATCCAGGAGCAGGCCCTGCCCCTCATGCTGGCTTACCC GCCCCAAAATCTGATTGCCCAGAGCCAGTCAGGGACAgggaaaacagcagcttttGTCTTGGCCATGTTGAGCAGAGCCAGTGCCAGCGAGAAATATCCGCAG tgcctgtgcctggctcccACGTACGAGCTGGCCCTGCAGATCGGGCAGGTGGTGCGCGCCATTGGCAAGTTCTGCACGGACATCAAGGTGAACTACGCTGTCCGGGGAAACCGAg TTCTGAAGGGCAcagtgctggaggagcagatCATCATCGGAACTCCGGGCACCACCCTGGACTGGTGCTTCAAACAACGCATCCTGGACCTGACAAAGATCTCCTTGTTCGTGCTGGATGAGGCTGACATCATGATCGACACGCAGGGCCTCTCCTGTCAGAGCATCCGCATCCACAG ggctCTTCCCAAGAGCTGCCAAGTGCTGCTGTTCTCAGCCACTTACAAGGAGCCTGTTCGGGCCTTTGCTGAGCGGATCATCCCCGACCCCATCGTGATCAAGCTGCGGGAGGAGGAGCTCACCCTGAGCAACATCAGGCAGTACTTCATGGTGTGCCAGAGCTCAGACGAGCAGTACAAGGCCCTCTGCAACCTCTATGGCAGCTTCACCATCGGTCAGGTCATGATCTTCTGCCAG ACCAGGAGGATGGCAGACTGGCTGTCGGGGAAGATGAGCCGGGACGGGCACCAAGTGGCCATCCTGACAGCAGAGCTGACGGTGGTGCAGCGGGCCAGCGTCATCCAGCGCTTCCGTGAGGGCAAGGAGAAGGTCCTGATCGCCACCAACGTCTGTGCCAGAG GCATTGATGTGCAGCAGGTGACCACGGTGGTGAACTTTGGGCTGCCCATGGATCAGGACGGCGAGCCGGACTTTGAGACCTACCTGCACCGCATCGGGCGGGCCGGGCGCTTCGGGCACCGCGGCATCGCCTTCAGCGTGGTGCAGAGGGAGACCGTGCCCCTCGTGCACAAGATTGAGGAGTATTTCC AGACCACGATCAAGCAGCTGGATCCCTACGACATGGACGAGCTGGAGAAGCTTGCAGCTGAGTGA
- the RPUSD4 gene encoding pseudouridylate synthase RPUSD4, mitochondrial isoform X1: MAAGGGAARRCWRSSAGLARAVRGVCGSARATAALRAEELAERLRKSEEQQREIPKDPTQRWLRELAAMSQQLQQVHPNVLAKILKQRTLYQNEEIVVIDKPYGLPVHGGPGIKNCIADVLPILAKMLENMRAEPLHLCHRLDKETTGVMVLARSKEAAEKIRLLFKTRQVEKIYWAIVLGDPDPVEGVVEIPIVEKEVKSHQSHYKRTLAPRFRVCPEDGRVVKARGDRHAERAVTRYRRLAAASACSLLQLQPITGVKHQIRVHLAYGLGCPILGDHKYSHWSKLAPQKLPELTLRRLKLEQSKARHLPLHLHAQRLSLPLGQPLDFVCKLPFFFQKTLRKLELDIPKD, encoded by the exons ATGGCGGCAGGCGGCGGCGCGGCGAGGCGCTGTTGGCGGAGCAGCGCGGGGCTGGCCCGGGCAGTGCGTGGAGTCTGCGGGAGCGCACGGGCGACGGCGGCTCTGCGGGCAGAGGAGCTGGCGGAGCGGCTGCGGAAGAGCGAGGAGCAACAGCGAGAG aTCCCCAAGGACCCAACACAGCGATGGCTCCGGGAACTCGCTGCAAtgagccagcagctgcagcaggttcACCCCAACGTCCTGGCCAAGATCCTTAAGCAGAGAACTCTATACCAGAATGAGGAGATTGTGGTGATAGACAAACCCTACGGGCTCCCTGTGCACG GCGGCCCCGGCATCAAGAACTGCATCGCTGACGTGCTGCCCATTTTGGCCAAGATGCTGGAGAACATGAGAGCTGAGCCCCTCCACCTCTGCCACCGGCTGGACAAGGAGACCACGGGTGTGATGGTGCTGGCACGGAGcaaggaggcagcagaaaaGATCCGTCTGCTCTTCAAAACCCGTCAGGTGGAGAAGATCTACTG GGCAATTGTCCTGGGGGACCCAGACCCTGTTGAGGGCGTTGTGGAGATCCCCATTGTGGAGAAGGAGGTGAAGAGCCACCAATCCCACTACAAG AGGACACTGGCTCCCAGGTTCCGCGTGTGTCCGGAGGATGGCCGGGTGGTGAAGGCGCGCGGGGATCGGCACGCCGAGCGCGCGGTGACGCGGTACCGCCggctggctgctgcctctgcctgctccctgctgcagctgcagcccatcaccG GGGTGAAGCACCAGATCCGGGTTCACCTGGCCTATGGCTTGGGATGCCCCATTCTGGGGGATCACAAATACTCACATTGGAGCAAACTGGCACCCCAG aAACTTCCTGAGCTCACCCTGAGGAGGCtgaagctggagcagagcaaggCTCGGCACCTGCCCCTGCACCTGCACGCCCAgcgcctctccctgcccctgggccagcccTTGGACTTTGTCTGCAAGCTGCCCTTCTTCTTCCAAAAAACCCTGAGGAAGCTGGAGCTGGACATCCCCAAGGACTGA
- the RPUSD4 gene encoding pseudouridylate synthase RPUSD4, mitochondrial isoform X2: protein MAAGGGAARRCWRSSAGLARAVRGVCGSARATAALRAEELAERLRKSEEQQREIPKDPTQRWLRELAAMSQQLQQVHPNVLAKILKQRTLYQNEEIVVIDKPYGLPVHGGPGIKNCIADVLPILAKMLENMRAEPLHLCHRLDKETTGVMVLARSKEAAEKIRLLFKTRQVEKIYWAIVLGDPDPVEGVVEIPIVEKEVKSHQSHYKVPRVSGGWPGGEGARGSARRARGDAVPPAGCCLCLLPAAAAAHHRGEAPDPGSPGLWLGMPHSGGSQILTLEQTGTPETS from the exons ATGGCGGCAGGCGGCGGCGCGGCGAGGCGCTGTTGGCGGAGCAGCGCGGGGCTGGCCCGGGCAGTGCGTGGAGTCTGCGGGAGCGCACGGGCGACGGCGGCTCTGCGGGCAGAGGAGCTGGCGGAGCGGCTGCGGAAGAGCGAGGAGCAACAGCGAGAG aTCCCCAAGGACCCAACACAGCGATGGCTCCGGGAACTCGCTGCAAtgagccagcagctgcagcaggttcACCCCAACGTCCTGGCCAAGATCCTTAAGCAGAGAACTCTATACCAGAATGAGGAGATTGTGGTGATAGACAAACCCTACGGGCTCCCTGTGCACG GCGGCCCCGGCATCAAGAACTGCATCGCTGACGTGCTGCCCATTTTGGCCAAGATGCTGGAGAACATGAGAGCTGAGCCCCTCCACCTCTGCCACCGGCTGGACAAGGAGACCACGGGTGTGATGGTGCTGGCACGGAGcaaggaggcagcagaaaaGATCCGTCTGCTCTTCAAAACCCGTCAGGTGGAGAAGATCTACTG GGCAATTGTCCTGGGGGACCCAGACCCTGTTGAGGGCGTTGTGGAGATCCCCATTGTGGAGAAGGAGGTGAAGAGCCACCAATCCCACTACAAG GTTCCGCGTGTGTCCGGAGGATGGCCGGGTGGTGAAGGCGCGCGGGGATCGGCACGCCGAGCGCGCGGTGACGCGGTACCGCCggctggctgctgcctctgcctgctccctgctgcagctgcagcccatcaccG GGGTGAAGCACCAGATCCGGGTTCACCTGGCCTATGGCTTGGGATGCCCCATTCTGGGGGATCACAAATACTCACATTGGAGCAAACTGGCACCCCAG aAACTTCCTGA
- the HYLS1 gene encoding centriolar and ciliogenesis-associated protein HYLS1 codes for MEKVRRAERREQLAADLSPHSSWQGYSDMPSCFQDDPYADSSIVSGTQSDLPMDQREARRLVMKRKVLRHRPDGRVEVSEESPSIKSDINTCPWNLGHSRTYMDDAISEGGTETTSGNLEDFLHYEDDEWFLEDRPYSLLGDFGSNTVSERAMPRERSPVVPAYIAPQAERVRRTDPVARLNAYRQDWQRFRFPGQDSHQGLRWAMRTQMLQSGLPRQAQKRLVPNTYEVPTTKKRDSLRFGVRYDLAHCNMPRRNTTS; via the coding sequence ATGGAGAAGGTGCGAAGAGCAGAGcgcagggagcagctggcagctgaTCTGAGCCCGCATAGCTCCTGGCAGGGATACAGCGACATGCCATCGTGTTTCCAGGATGATCCCTATGCTGACTCATCCATCGTTTCTGGCACACAGTCAGACCTTCCCATGGATCAGAGGGAAGCGAGGAGGTTGGTGATGAAGAGGAAGGTGCTGAGGCACAGACctgatggaagggtggaggtCTCCGAAGAGTCACCGAGCATCAAGTCAGATATAAACACCTGTCCATGGAACCTGGGGCATTCCAGGACTTATATGGATGACGCCATCTCCGAAGGGGGAACAGAGACCACCAGCGGCAACTTGGAGGACTTCCTGCACTATGAGGATGATGAGTGGTTCCTTGAGGACAGGCCCTACTCTctcctgggggattttgggagcaATACTGTATCCGAGCGTGCCATGCCCCGCGAGCGATCGCCCGTGGTGCCCGCTTACATTGCTCCACAGGCTGAGAGAGTGAGGAGAACTGACCCGGTGGCCAGACTCAATGCGTACAGGCAGGACTGGCAAAGGTTCCGCTTTCCTGGGCAGGATTCCCACCAGGGCTTGCGCTGGGCCATGCGGACGCAGATGCTGCAGTCGGGGCTGCCGCGCCAGGCGCAGAAGCGCCTCGTGCCCAACACGTACGAGGTGCCCACGACGAAGAAGCGCGACTCGCTGCGCTTCGGTGTGCGCTACGACCTGGCCCACTGCAACATGCCCCGCCGGAACACCACCTCCTAG
- the VSIG10L2 gene encoding V-set and immunoglobulin domain-containing protein 10-like 2, whose amino-acid sequence MERGRAPPWRGPWILVLLPALAGGQPLAAGEAAYEEWRATGVRGRAVELSCGPAAAAPPAVVFWSFTPQGEGLPRAVAVGSGREVAVAPGTGTLGRVTLRNGTLELRELRVAAQGRFLCQGLFPERGRLRVGYAAVLLRVLVPVSKPFVRPTAAAAAEGAAVALTCTVREGTEPLSFSWQHQEPRGGPSVSPAGLGGSRAELQLTPANRSHTGWYICTASNEVNNRSSDPVYLDIVYGPDEPAIRVEPFSPEQGGFSAGEREDVVLSCLAPSNPPSRYVWLHNGSQVHVGQTYVITAIARAQAGTYTCLAENSHLQTRTQATIVLTVYYPPAGSPSCSALASDDQRDVALRCRWLGGFPPARLRWVGPQEEEEEEEGLMGTSFSMATRIQSGAATRNGSSFSCLASHPALPLGAACGTTLWVPSGSPSCAAAATKGDEFVMLRCRWPGGAPLVTLRWRDSAGRALGDPAPSTAVLVLGTDGSLGGREFVCEAAHPLRAAAAECRLRLEVPELQAESEVAVLEGGEAQLACRHRGSSAGLGATVAWYDPKEREVTPGLAKYQLEQGEEWVNLTVRDAEWPGDSGTYRCTATNAVGTASLPVRLRVDRYPAPPNVTISKLRYTRARTEVRLEWRTQGAGNLTGFVVQRRRTKKPLRESASPWETAAGDIEPHSRDRRLGGLDPAVLYAFRVLAVNHRTAGHPSEVQTPAEPPFEAYPAVTGAAVAGMLVASAASLLAVHCIARHRDTLPRLHDLLFRTAGTGEQEPVGTAEDAEGAAGGEEEAGPAQGDSSAPGAAPGAEAAPAQGEPCAPGTAAEPPSAAPGSTDDPVNVTITVTATP is encoded by the exons ATGGAGCGCGGCCGGGCACCGCCGTGGAGGGGGCCCTGgatcctggtgctgctgccggCGCTGGCGGGGG ggcagccGCTGGCGGCCGGCGAGGCGGCCTACGAGGAATGGCGGGCGACGGGCGTGCGAGGCCGGGCCgtggagctgagctgtgggcccgcggccgcggccccgccggccgTGGTGTTCTGGAGCTTCACGCCGCAGGGAGAGGGGCTCCCGCGGGCCGTGGCCGTGGGCTCGGGCAGGGAGGTGGCCGTGGCCCCCGGCACGGGGACGCTGGGCCGGGTGACGCTGCGCAACGGGACGCTGGAGCTGCGGGAGCTGCGCGTGGCCGCCCAGGGCCGCTTCCTCTGCCAGGGGCTCTTCCCAGAGCGGGGCCGGCTCCGTGTGGGCTATGCCGCCGTCCTCCTGCGTGTCCTGG TGCCCGTGTCCAAGCCCTTCGTGCGGCcgacggcggcggcggcagcggagGGGGCGGCCGTGGCCCTGACGTGCACCGTGCGGGAGGGGACGGAGCCGCTGAGCTtctcctggcagcaccaggagcccCGGGGGGGTCCCTCCGTGTCCcctgcggggctggggggctccagggcagagctgcagctgacaCCTGCCAACCGCAGCCACACGGGCTGGTACATCTGCACCGCGAGCAACGAGGTCAACAACCGCAGCAGCGACCCCGTCTACCTGGACATCGTCT aTGGCCCCGATGAGCCAGCCATCCGTGTGGAGCCcttctccccagagcaggggggCTTCTCGGCGGGCGAGCGGGAGGACgtggtgctgagctgcctggCTCCCTCCAACCCCCCCAGCCGCTATGTCTGGCTGCACAACGGCTCCCAGGTGCACGTCGGCCAGACCTACGTGATCACTGCCATCGCCCGTGCCCAGGCGGGCACTTACACCTGCCTGGCCGAGAACAGCCACCTGCAGACGCGCACGCAGGCCACCATCGTCCTCACTGTGTACT ATCCGCCCGCCgggagccccagctgctccGCCCTGGCCTCCGATGACCAGCGGGATGTGGCCCTGCGGTGCCGCTGGCTGGGGGGCTtccccccggcccggctgcgCTGGGTGGGcccccaggaggaggaggaggaggaagaggggtTGATGGGGACCAGCTTTTCCATGGCCACCAGGATCCAGTCAGGGGCAGCCACCAGGAAcggcagctccttctcctgcctggcCTCCCACCCCGCGCTGCCACTGGGGGCTGCATGTGGGACCACCCTGT GGGTCCCGtcgggcagccccagctgtgcgGCGGCGGCCACCAAGGGGGACGAGTTCGTGATGCTGCGGTGCCGCTGGCCGGGGGGCGCGCCGCTCGTCACCCTGCGCTGGCGGGACAGCGCGGGCCGGGCCCTGGGCGACCCCGCGCCCTCCACGGCcgtgctggtgctgggcaccGACGGCAGCCTGGGCGGCCGCGAGTTCGTCTGCGAGGCCGCGCACCCGCTGCGGGCCGCTGCCGCCGAGTGCCGCCTGCGGCTGG AGGTCCCCGAGCTGCAGGCGGAGAGCGAGGTGGCCGTGCTGGAGGGCGGCGAGGCGCAGCTGGCGTGCCGGCATCGTGGCAGCAGCGCCGGTCTCGGTGCCACGGTGGCTTGGTACGACCCAAAGGAGCGGGAGGTGACACCGGGGCTGGCCAAGtaccagctggagcagggagaagagTGGGTCAACCTCACGGTGCGGGATGCCGAGTGGCCGGGGGACAGCGGGACCTACCGCTGCACCGCCACCAATGCCGTGGGCACCGCCAGCCTCCCCGTGCGCCTCCGCGTGGACC GGTACCCGGCCCCGCCCAATGTCACCATCAGTAAGCTGCGGTACACGCGGGCGCGCACCGAGGTGCGGCTGGAGTGGCGGACGCAGGGCGCCGGCAACCTCACCGGCTTCGTGGTGCAGCGGCGCCGAACCAAGAAACCCCTCCGGGAGAGCGCCAGCCCCTGGGAAACGGCGGCCGGCGACATCGAGCCGCACTCCCGCGACCGGCGCCTGGGGGGGCTGGACCCCGCGGTGCTCTATGCTTTCCGCGTCCTGGCCGTCAACCACCGCACGGCCGGGCACCCCTCCGAGGTGCAGACGCCAG CCGAGCCTCCCTTCGAGGCCTACCCGGCGGTGACGGGGGCGGCGGTGGCCGGGATGCTGGTGGCCAGCGCAGCGTCGCTGCTGGCCGTGCACTGCATCGCCCGCCACAGGGACACCCTCCCGC GGCTGCACGACCTGCTGTTCCGCAC ggCCGGGACCGGAGAGCAGGAGCCCGTGGGCACAGCGGAGGACGCTGAGGGAGCCGCAGGCGGCGAGGAGgaagcagggccagcccagggagACTCGAGTGCCCCCGGTGCAGCACCGGGTGCcgaggcagcaccagcacagggagagccgTGTGCCCcgggcacagcagcag AGCCGCCCTCCGCAGCACCAGGCAGCACGGATGACCCAGTTAATGTCACCATCACCGTGACAGCGACACCGTGA
- the SIAE gene encoding sialate O-acetylesterase, producing the protein MAAWALLALLALAPAAAGGMLSFASYYGDHMVLQQKPSGAVVWGHGELGAVVTLTLSGASGLVIMEKTAQVKGPSGTWRAVLNPMDRGGPYALTAEQGLENVTLWDIYFGDVWLCSGQSNMAMTLLQVANASQELAAAARYPYVRVFAAAPARSSVELEDLEQIDLPWSIPTAEILGHGNFTYFSAVCWLLGRSLYEALGTPIGLVEVAWGGTPIEAWSSRRVLQACGLPEDTGSTSPHQHHSGPKTPSVLWNAMIHPLLNMTLRGVAWYQGEENTLLNTDQYNCTFPALIADWRWAFHTGSAGQTEPRLPFGFVQLSTYRRESADDSFARLRWHQTADLGVVPNARMPSTFMAVAMDLGDEHSPYGSVHPRDKQSVAHRLLLGALAVAYGHKGLVFQGPFPTRAVLEVTRGLLNVTYSQELIWRQRDAQAFEVCCSSPASPCQWLLAPVVAVRSHTVTLALSGCRTLVLGLRYAWAEWPCEYLACPLYNSQGLPAPSFLLDTVPAGSTAEGRELLLLPSSGFPLN; encoded by the exons ATGGCGGCGTGggcgctgctggcgctgctggctctggcTCCGGCGGCCGCAG GGGGGATGCTCAGCTTTGCCTCCTACTATGGTGACCACatggtgctgcagcagaagcCCTCGGGGGCCGTGGTGTGGGGCCATGGGGAGCTCGGGGCCGTGGTGACCCTGACTCTCTCAGGTGCCAGTGGCCTCGTCATCATGGAGAAAACAGCACAGGTTAAAG gaCCTTCTGGGACTTGGAGAGCTGTCCTGAACCCAATGGATCGGGGCGGTCCCTATGCACTgacagctgagcagggcttggagaACGTGACACTGTGGGACATCTACTTTGGAGACGTGTGGCTTTGCAGTGGGCAGAGCAACATGGCAATGACACTCCTGCAG GTGGCCAATGCCAGCCAGGAGCTCGCTGCCGCCGCTCGCTATCCCTACGTCCGTGTCTTTGCTGCGGCGCCTGCCCGCTCCAGCGTGGAGCTGGAGGACCTGGAGCAGATTGATTTGCCATGGTCCATCCCAACAGCTG AAATCCTGGGCCACGGGAATTTCACCTACTTCTCGGCCGTGTGCTGGCTCTTGGGGCGCTCCCTGTATGAGGCTCTGGGGACCCCCATCGGGCTGGTGGAGGTGGCCTGGGGAGGGACCCCCATCGAGGCCTGGTCCTCCCGCCGGGTTCTGCAGGCATGTGGGCTCCCAGAGGACACAGGGAG CACCTCCCCACATCAGCATCACTCTGGCCCAAAAACACCCTCGGTGCTCTGGAATGCCATGATCCACCCACTGCTCAACATGACCCTGCGGGGCGTCGCTTGGTACCAGG gtgaggagAATACCCTGCTGAACACAGACCAGTACAACTGCACCTTCCCTGCACTCATTGCTGACTGGCGCTGGGCGTTCCACACCGGATCAGCCGGACAGACGGAGCCACGTCTCCCCTTTGGCTTTGTGCAG CTGTCCACCTACCGCCGTGAGAGTGCAGATGACAGCTTTGCCCGGCTCCGCTGGCACCAGACAGCCGACCTGGGCGTTGTTCCCAACGCCAGGATGCCCAGCACTTTCATGGCTGTGGCCATGGATCTGGGGGATGAGCACTCTCCCTATGGCAG TGTCCACCCCCGCGACAAGCAGAGCGTGGCTCACCGACTGCTGCTGGGTGCCTTGGCTGTGGCCTATGGGCACAAGGGCCTCGTGTTCCAGGGACCATTTCCCACCAGGGCTGTCCTGGAGGTGACCAGGGGGCTGCTGAATGTCACCTACAGCCAGGAGCTCATCTGGCGCCAGAGGGACGCACAGGCATTTGAG gtgtgctgctccagcccggCCTCCCCATGCCAATGGCTGCTGGCACCAGTGGTGGCAGTAAGGTCCCACACAGTGACGCTGGCCCTGAGTGGCTGCAGGACACTCGTGCTGGGGCTGCGCTATGCCTGGGCTGAGTGGCCCTGTGAGTACCTGGCCTGTCCCCTCTACAACTCCCAGGGGCTGCCTGCACCCTCCTTCCTGCTGGACAccgtccctgcagggagcactgctgaagggagggagctgctgctcctccccagctctgggttCCCCCTAAATTAG
- the PUS3 gene encoding tRNA pseudouridine(38/39) synthase, which yields MAEESTATDHEQLLRRVQELEVEVKRLQEKLQEDKEGAGRREAPPASGKARKRQQRPFDFTAHSRRHVALRIAYLGWGYQGFASQENTTNTIEEKLFEALKKTRLVDDRQTSNYHRCGRTDKGVSAFGQVISLDLRSSLPGGQQLNGHEAGGQQEELRYTHILNRVLPPDIRVLAWAPVGPEFSARFSCLSRTYRYFFPCAQLDVALMDSAAQRYVGTHDFRNLCKMDVANGVLNFQRTILSARVTWVDRGGEARPRDPFRLCQFEVTGQAFLYHQVRCMMAVLFLIGQGMESPDVIDELLNVEKNPRKPQYSMAVEFPLVLYDCEFPDLQWLYDPEVQGFNVTHLQQLWASHAVKTQVLRDMLAGLDAAPVASRNGPESSLVPWGELQPPLHSQISGFVEGVQARTYKPLLARPRCEGLEARIEHFVRRGRIEPPQGPGLPGDGAGEPPEGKRGSSGAPEQLPKRICMDTE from the exons ATGGCTGAGGAGAGCACGGCTACTGACCacgagcagctcctgaggagggtgcaggagctggaagTGGAGGTGAAGCGGCTGcaggagaagctccaggaggacaaggagggtgctgggaggagagaggctcctccagcctctgggAAAGCCAGGAAACGCCAACAACGGCCCTTTGATTTCACTGCCCACAGCCGCAGACACGTGGCACTGCGCATCGCCTACCTGGGCTGGGGCTACCAGGGCTTTGCCAGCCAGGAGAACACCACCAACACCATCGAGGAGAAGCTCTTTGAAGCCCTGAAGAAGACACGGCTGGTGGATGACAGACAGACTTCCAACTACCACCGCTGCGGACGCACGGACAAGGGCGTCAGTGCCTTTGGGCAG GTGATCTCCCTGGATCTGCGCTCCAGCCTGCCGGGGGGGCAGCAGCTCAACGGCCACGAGgctggggggcagcaggaggagctccGCTACACCCACATCCTCAACAGGGTGCTGCCACCCGACATCCGCGTGCTGGCCTGGGCGCCCGTGGGGCCGGAGTTCAGCGCCCGCTTCAGCTGCCTGAGCCGCACCTACCGCTACTTCTTCCCCTGCGCCCAGCTGGACGTGGCGCTCATGGACAGCGCGGCCCAGCGCTACGTGGGCACCCACGACTTCCGCAACCTCTGCAAGATGGACGTGGCCAACGGGGTGCTCAACTTCCAGAGGACGATCCTCAGCGCCAGAGTGACCTGGGTGGACAGGGGAGGAGAGGCCAGGCCACGGGATCCCTTCCGGCTGTGCCAGTTCGAGGTGACAGGCCAGGCGTTCCTGTACCACCAAGTGCGCTGCATGATGGCCGTGCTCTTCCTCATTGGCCAGGGCATGGAGAGCCCGGATGTCATTGATGAGCTGCTGAACGTGGAGAAGAACCCGCGGAAACCACAGTACAG CATGGCGGTTGAGTTCCCCCTGGTCCTGTATGACTGCGAGTTCCCAGACCTGCAGTGGCTCTACGACCCAGAGGTGCAAGGCTTCAATGTGACACacttgcagcagctctgggccagCCACGCCGTCAAAACCCAGGTGCTTCGGGACATGTTGGCAGGCCTGGatgctgctcctgtggccaGCAGAAATG GTCCAGAGAGCAGCCTGGTGCCCTGGGGTGAGCTGCAGCCCCCGCTCCACAGCCAGATCAGCGGCTTCGTGGAAGGGGTCCAAGCCCGCACCTACAAGCCCCTGCTGGCCCGGCCCCGGTGCGAGGGGCTGGAGGCGCGGATCGAGCACTTCGTGCGGAGGGGCCGCATCGAGCCGCCccaggggccggggctgccgggggaCGGGGCCGGGGAGCCCCCCGAGGGCAAGCGGGGCAGCAGCGGAGCCCCCGAGCAGCTGCCCAAGAGGATCTGTATGGACACCGAGTGA